In a genomic window of Nocardia fluminea:
- the mbp1 gene encoding microaggregate-binding protein 1: MPEHGNGVREGVEGVVEDVKGKAKEAAGALTSDDNLKEEGRAQQDKAESQREAASKEAAAEKARAEADIDEARQAAHQRER, encoded by the coding sequence ACGGTAACGGAGTTCGCGAAGGCGTCGAAGGCGTCGTCGAAGATGTCAAAGGCAAGGCCAAAGAAGCCGCCGGTGCGCTTACCAGCGACGACAACCTCAAGGAAGAGGGTCGCGCCCAGCAGGACAAGGCCGAGTCCCAGCGTGAGGCTGCCAGCAAGGAAGCCGCTGCGGAGAAAGCACGCGCTGAAGCCGACATCGATGAGGCGCGCCAAGCAGCGCATCAGCGCGAACGCTGA